GTGGTCTTCGCCATCGGGCTGGCCCTGACCAGCGGTTCGCTCGCCGCCCTCGGCGCGGCGACCGGCGATCCCGCGCACTCCACCGAACTCGCCGTCCTGGTCGTCGCCAACCTTGCCGCGACCGTCCTGCGCTTCCTCCTCTTCCGGCTCTGGGTCTTCCCCGAGCGGTCCACCTCAAGGAACGACCCAAGGAACGACCGATGACTTCGACCTCCCTGGCCGCGCCGGCCGGTACGGCCCCTGCCGCGCCGGCCCGCGGCGGCCCCCTCGCCCGGCTGTGGCGCGGCCGCGCCGAGGACGCCCGTTGGGTCCGTCCCGCGTTCCTGGGCCTGCTCGCCGTGACCGCCGCGCTCTACCTGTGGAACCTGAGCGCCTCCGGCTACGCCAACTCGTTCTACTCCGCCGCCGTCCAGGCGGGCGGCGAGAGCTGGAAGGCCTTCTTCTTCGGTTCGCTCGACGCGGCCAACGCCATCACCGTCGACAAGCCGCCGGCCGCCCTCTGGCCGATGGCGTTCTCCGTCCGCCTCTTCGGCCTCGGCTCCTGGCAGATCCTCGTCCCTGAGGTCCTCATGGGCGTGGCGACCGTCGCCGTGCTCTACGCGGCCGTACGGCGCCGGTTCGGCGCGGGCGCGGGCCTGATCGCGGGCGTCGCCCTGGCACTCACGCCCGTCGCGGCGCTGATGTTCCGCTTCAACAACCCGGACGCGCTGCTCGCCCTCCTCATGACGGTCGCGGTGTACTGCGTGCTGCGCGCCCTCGAACAGTACCGGGGCGCGGCCAGGTGGCTCGTGTGGGCCGGGGTGGCCTTCGGGTTCGCGTTCCTCGCGAAGACCCTCCAGGCCTTCCTGATCCTGCCGCCGCTGGCGCTGGTGTACCTGGCCTGCGCGCCGGGCGGGTTCGGGCGACGGCTCGGCCGACTCGCCCTGGGCGGGCTCGCGATGCTCGTCTCGGCGGGCTGGTGGGTGGCCCTGGTCGAGCTGTGGCCGGCGTCCTCCCGCCCGTACGTCGGAGGCTCGCAGAACAACAGCTTCCTGGAGCTGACCTTCGGCTACAACGGCCTCGGGCGCATCAACGGCAACGAGACCGGCAGCGTCGGCGGCGGAGGAGGCGGTGGCGCCGGCGGTGGTGGCCGCTGGGGTGAGACCGGTGTCCTCCGGATGTTCAACGACTCGATCGGCGGCCAGATCTCCTGGCTGCTGCCTGCCGCGCTGATCCTGCTCGTCGCCGGGCTCGTCGTCACCTGGCGGGCGCCCCGGACGGACACGGCACGCTCGGCGTTCCTGGTGTGGGGCGGGTCGCTGCTGATCACACTGGCCGTGTTCAGCTTCATGGCCGGCATCTTCCACGAGTACTACACGGTGGCCCTGGCCCCGTACGTCGCGGCGCTCGTCGGCATGGGCGCGGCCGTGCTGTGGGAGGAACGGACCCGGCTGCTCGCCTCGGCGGGCCTCGCGGTGACGGTGGCGGTAACCGGCTGGTGGGGCTGGACCCTGCTCGGGCGGACGCCGGACTGGCTGCCGTGGCTGCGCTGGACGGTCCTGGTCGCGGGCGCGGTGGCGGCGCTCGGGCTGCTGGGCGCGGGCCGGGTGGACCGGCGGCTCGGTCTCGGGCTCGCGGGCCTCGGCCTGGCGGCGGGACTCGCGGGTCCCTTCGCGTACACCCTGGCGACGGTGGACGCCGGGCACCAGGGCTCGATCGTCACGGCGGGCCCGCCGGGCGGCGCGATGGGCGGCCGGGGTCCCGGCGGCGGTGGCGGCATGCGGATGTTCGAGGGCGGGGGATTCCCCGGCGGTGGCCAGGGCGGCCAGATGCCGGGCGGCCCCGGCGGTCAGGGCGGTCAGATGCCCGGTGGCCCCGGCGGTCAGGGCGGTCAGATGCCGGGCGGTCAGGGCCAGGCCCAGGGTCAGATGCCGGGCGGCCAAGGCCAGGCCCAGGGTCAGATGCCCGGTGGCACCCCGCCCCAGGGCATGACCCGGGGCGACGGCCCCGGCGGTGGCGGTGGCGGCATGGGCGGTCTGCTCAACGGCGCCAGCGTCGGCAAGGAGGCCGAGGCCGCGCTCCTCCAGGACGCCGGCACGTACACCTGGGTCGCCGCCACGGTCGGCGCCCAGAACGCGGCCAGCTACCAGCTCGCCACCGAGAAGCCGGTCATGGCGATCGGCGGCTTCAACGGCAGCGACCCGTCTCCCACGCTCGCGCAGTTCCAGCGGTACGTGGCCGACGGGAGGATCCACTACTTCATCGGCAGCGGCGAGGGCGGCGGCACCGGTGAGGCCGGCGGGGGCCGCATGGGCGGCATGGGGGGCCCTGGCGGGAACTCGGAGATCGCCACCTGGGTCGCGGAGAACTTCGAGAAGGTCACGCTCGGCAACGCGACCTTCTACGACCTGACCGCCCCGAGCAACTAAGCGCTATACAGCGTACGAGAGCCCTTGTACGGTGTACGAGACCCAGTCCCGTACACCGTACAAGGAGCCCTGCCCATGACGGCGACGACCGCCGCGACCGAACCGACCGCGACCGGTGGTCACCCGCAGCGCTGGCTGATCCTCGGCGTCATCTGTCTCGCCCAGCTCACCGTGCTGCTCGACAACACCGTGCTCAGCGTCGCCATCCCGTCGCTGACCTCCGAACTCCACGCGACCACCACCGACATCCAGTGGATGATCAACGCGTACTCGCTCGTCCAGTCCGGTCTGCTGCTCAGCGCGGGCAACGCCGCCGACCGCTACGGCCGCAAGAAGCTGCTCGCGATCGGACTCGCGCTCTTCGGCATCGGCTCGCTCGCCGCCGGAATCGCCGACTCGACCACGCAGCTGATCGCCGCCCGGGCGGGCATGGGCGTCGGCGGCGCGCTCCTGATGACCACCACCCTCGCCGTCGTCATGCAGATCTTCGACGACTCGGAGCGGGTCAAGGCCATCGCGCTCTGGTCCACCGTCGCCTCCCTCGGCTTCGCCGGCGGGCCGCTGATCGGCGGCGTGATCCTGAACCACTTCTGGTGGGGAATGATCTTCCTGATCAACATTCCGGTCGCGGTCGTGGCCCTGGTCGCCGTCCTCAAGCTCGTACCGGAGTCCAAGAACCCACAGGGCGAGCGCCCCGACCTGCTCGGCGCGCTGCTCTCCACCATCGGCATGACCGCCGTCGTGTACGCGATCATCAGCGGCCCCGAGCACGGCTGGGTCTCCGCCCAGGTGCTGGTCCCGGCCGCGATCGGCCTGCTCGGTCTCGGCGCGTTCGCGCTGTGGGAGCTGCACACCCCGTACCCGATGCTCGACATGCACTTCTTCCGGAACCAGAAGTTCATCGGCGCCATCGGCGGTTCGATCCTGGTCGTCTTCGGCATGGGCGGCTCGCTCTTCCTGCTCACCCAGCACCTGCAGTTCGTGCTCGGCTACGAGCCGCTCGAGGCCGGTCTGCGGATGGCGCCGCTCGCGCTGACGATCGTCGGCCTCAACCTGACCGGCATCGGCCCGAAGATCGTCATGAAGCTCGGTACCCCGCCCACCGTCGTCCTCGGCATGACCCTGGTCGCCGGCGGTCTGACCTCGATCTCGCTGCTCGGCGGCGGCACGGACGGCAGCTACGCGGGCATGCTCCTCGGCCTGGTCCTGATGGGCGGCGGCATCGCCGTCTCCTCGCCGGCCATGGCCAACGCGATCATGAGCTCCATCCCGCCCGAGAAGGCGGGGGTGGGTGCGGGGATCAACGGCACCCTCGCCGAGTTCGGCAACGGTCTCGGCGTCGCCGTCCTCGGTGCCGTCCTCAACGCGCGTTTCGCGGCGCTCGTCGCCGTCACCGCGACCTCCCTCCCGGCCGCCCTGGCGGCCGCCGGCGGCGAGGCCGAACGGCGGGAGATCGCGGACGCCTTCGCCTCCGGGCTCCAGACCAGCCAGCTGGTCGGCGCGATCGCGGTCTTCGCCGGCGGTCTGGTGGCGGCGGCTCTGCTGCGGCGGGCCGAGCGCACGGAGAAGGCGCCGGCGGCCGAGCGGTCCATCGCTGCCTAGCATGGTCACGGAGATCTGACAGACGGAGGGACGCGATGGTCAAGGCAGCCGACCGGGCCAGGAACCCGGCGCGTTCCAGCGTCTGGCTGGAGACCCGTACCCAGCGGAGCGGCGGCGGTCCGGCCGGTCTCGACCGGGACCGGATCGTCGCCGCCGCGATCCGCATGCTGGACGAGGAGGGCCTGGCCAAGCTGTCGATGCGCAAGCTGGCGGCCGACCTGAACGTCACCGCGATGTCCCTGTACTGGTACGTGGACACCAAGGACGACATCATCGAGTTCGCCATGGACAGCGCCTACGGCGAGGTCGACCTCGCGGCGGTGGAGGCCGCCGACGGCTGGCGGGACATGATCCGGGTGCTCGCCCTGGAGTACCGCCGGATGCTGGTCCGCCATCCCTGGATGTCGCCGAGCGCCGGGCAGTACCTGAACATCGGCCCGCACGCGATCGCCGTCGGAGGCAAGATCCAGGAGGCGATCGGGGACACCGGTCTGCCGATGGACCGTCAGCCCAGCGCGATGTCGGCGGTCTTCCAGTTCGTGTACGGCTACGGGACGATCGAGTCCCAGTTCGGGCGGCGTGCGGCGGAGGCCGGGATGTCGCAGAACGACTTCTACGTGGAGTCGATCAAGGCCTTCCGTGACGACCCGAGCTTCGGGGAGGTCCTCGAACCCATGGCGGAGATCCTCGACGAGCGGGCCTCGCACGGCACCGTCACCGAGATCTGGGACCGCGACTTCGCGTACGCGCTGGACGTGCTCGTGGCCGGCATCGAGACCATGGTCTCCCGTGAAACCGAGGCGC
This sequence is a window from Streptomyces sp. NBC_00691. Protein-coding genes within it:
- a CDS encoding ArnT family glycosyltransferase, giving the protein MTSTSLAAPAGTAPAAPARGGPLARLWRGRAEDARWVRPAFLGLLAVTAALYLWNLSASGYANSFYSAAVQAGGESWKAFFFGSLDAANAITVDKPPAALWPMAFSVRLFGLGSWQILVPEVLMGVATVAVLYAAVRRRFGAGAGLIAGVALALTPVAALMFRFNNPDALLALLMTVAVYCVLRALEQYRGAARWLVWAGVAFGFAFLAKTLQAFLILPPLALVYLACAPGGFGRRLGRLALGGLAMLVSAGWWVALVELWPASSRPYVGGSQNNSFLELTFGYNGLGRINGNETGSVGGGGGGGAGGGGRWGETGVLRMFNDSIGGQISWLLPAALILLVAGLVVTWRAPRTDTARSAFLVWGGSLLITLAVFSFMAGIFHEYYTVALAPYVAALVGMGAAVLWEERTRLLASAGLAVTVAVTGWWGWTLLGRTPDWLPWLRWTVLVAGAVAALGLLGAGRVDRRLGLGLAGLGLAAGLAGPFAYTLATVDAGHQGSIVTAGPPGGAMGGRGPGGGGGMRMFEGGGFPGGGQGGQMPGGPGGQGGQMPGGPGGQGGQMPGGQGQAQGQMPGGQGQAQGQMPGGTPPQGMTRGDGPGGGGGGMGGLLNGASVGKEAEAALLQDAGTYTWVAATVGAQNAASYQLATEKPVMAIGGFNGSDPSPTLAQFQRYVADGRIHYFIGSGEGGGTGEAGGGRMGGMGGPGGNSEIATWVAENFEKVTLGNATFYDLTAPSN
- a CDS encoding MFS transporter; the encoded protein is MTATTAATEPTATGGHPQRWLILGVICLAQLTVLLDNTVLSVAIPSLTSELHATTTDIQWMINAYSLVQSGLLLSAGNAADRYGRKKLLAIGLALFGIGSLAAGIADSTTQLIAARAGMGVGGALLMTTTLAVVMQIFDDSERVKAIALWSTVASLGFAGGPLIGGVILNHFWWGMIFLINIPVAVVALVAVLKLVPESKNPQGERPDLLGALLSTIGMTAVVYAIISGPEHGWVSAQVLVPAAIGLLGLGAFALWELHTPYPMLDMHFFRNQKFIGAIGGSILVVFGMGGSLFLLTQHLQFVLGYEPLEAGLRMAPLALTIVGLNLTGIGPKIVMKLGTPPTVVLGMTLVAGGLTSISLLGGGTDGSYAGMLLGLVLMGGGIAVSSPAMANAIMSSIPPEKAGVGAGINGTLAEFGNGLGVAVLGAVLNARFAALVAVTATSLPAALAAAGGEAERREIADAFASGLQTSQLVGAIAVFAGGLVAAALLRRAERTEKAPAAERSIAA
- a CDS encoding TetR/AcrR family transcriptional regulator — encoded protein: MVKAADRARNPARSSVWLETRTQRSGGGPAGLDRDRIVAAAIRMLDEEGLAKLSMRKLAADLNVTAMSLYWYVDTKDDIIEFAMDSAYGEVDLAAVEAADGWRDMIRVLALEYRRMLVRHPWMSPSAGQYLNIGPHAIAVGGKIQEAIGDTGLPMDRQPSAMSAVFQFVYGYGTIESQFGRRAAEAGMSQNDFYVESIKAFRDDPSFGEVLEPMAEILDERASHGTVTEIWDRDFAYALDVLVAGIETMVSRETEAREAPGPETGT